The stretch of DNA TTTATTACTTTTGGCTTGTCGCCCGCGAGGGAAGCCTTGCCCGAGCGAGCGCGGAGCTCAGGCTGGCGCAATCCACGGTCAGCAAGCAGATCCACCTGCTGCAGCGTTCCCTGGGCCACGACCTCTTCAACAAAGACGGCCGGCGACTCGCTCTGACGGCACGCGGGAAGGTCGTCTTCCGTTATGCGGAAGAGATCTTCGGCCTGGGCCGCGAGATGCTCGACTCCCTGCAGGACCGTCCCGTCGGGAGACCCCTTCGAGTCACGGTCGGCATCGCCGATGTGGTTCCCAAGCTGATCGCCGAGCGGGTGCTTGCCCCGGTTCTGACGCTCGGGCAGGCGGTCCGGCTCGTCTGCAGAGAGGACAAGCCCGACCGGCTGCTCGCCGATCTCGCCCTGCACGAGCTCGACATGGTCCTGACCGAGGCGCCCGCCAATCCGAACGTGAAGGTCCGAGCCTTCAGTCATCTCCTCGGGGAATCTGGGATGGAGATCTTCGGCCGCGCCGATCTGGTCGCCAGGTACAGGCCGGGCTTTCCCGACTCGCTCGGGGAAGCTCCCTTGCTCGTGCCCGCAGAGAACACCGTCCTGCGCAGATCGCTCGACCAGTGGTTCCAGGCCAGGGGGATCAGGCCCAACATCGTCGGCGAGTTCGAAGACAGCGCGCTCCTCAAGGTCTTCGGCCTTCGCGGCCTCGGGCTCTTCCCCGCAGCCTCGATCATCTCGCAGGACGTCCAGACCCAGTACAGGGTCCGCTCTGCCGGGAGGATCCCCGCGGTGCGGGAGAGACTTTACGCGGTGACGGTCGAGCGCAAGATCAAGCACCCCGCCGTTGCGGCAATCTGCGAGACGGCGAGATCGATGCTGTACGGGACGAGATAGACGGCGATCCGCCGACGCGCGTCCTCGAGGGCGCAGGCGCGATCTCTGTTGTGGAACCGGGGCCCTCCCCAAGGTATGATCAACCTGCCATCGGTGATGGCCGTGGTTGCCGGTCCTTGGCGCCGCGAGGACATCCTCTCCATCCAGGAGGCGCGCGATGCACAGACTCCCTCCCCTCGGAGTTGCTCTGCTTGTCGGTCTCGCTCTTCCGTGCGCCGCCCCCGCGCTCGACTACGTCGAGTCGTCCCAGGGGCTCGTCCCCCCGAGCTGGGAGGGCGGGCGCACGGAACTCGAGTTCTCCGACGTCGACGCCGACGGCAACGTCGATCTCGTCTCGATCGGCGATCACGGGAGTCCCTACATCAACACCGATGAGCATGGGATCATGGTCTGGTTCGGCGACGGGCGAGGGGCCTGGAGCGTCTACCAGTCAGGCAACTTCGGCTATGGCGGCATCGCGCTCGGCGACATCAACAACGACGGCCTGATCGACGCGG from Candidatus Eisenbacteria bacterium encodes:
- the nhaR gene encoding transcriptional activator NhaR, coding for MKWVNYHHLYYFWLVAREGSLARASAELRLAQSTVSKQIHLLQRSLGHDLFNKDGRRLALTARGKVVFRYAEEIFGLGREMLDSLQDRPVGRPLRVTVGIADVVPKLIAERVLAPVLTLGQAVRLVCREDKPDRLLADLALHELDMVLTEAPANPNVKVRAFSHLLGESGMEIFGRADLVARYRPGFPDSLGEAPLLVPAENTVLRRSLDQWFQARGIRPNIVGEFEDSALLKVFGLRGLGLFPAASIISQDVQTQYRVRSAGRIPAVRERLYAVTVERKIKHPAVAAICETARSMLYGTR